The following are from one region of the Tistrella mobilis genome:
- a CDS encoding type I secretion system permease/ATPase → MTAGIDDDGTAAAVHPGRRPGHWFWSGVRREWPAFGQIALAAAVINLFALGSSLFIMTIYDRVIPNDAVESLVALTLGMVLVLVFDFLLKMLRSHVIDVAGQTADERIGRRVFGHVLRIPLEHRAGSSGAFAATVREFESLRDFLTSASLAAFVDLPFVLLFLSVILMIGGPLVWVPALAVPLVILAGLAVQPMLARAAREGHKAAQTKHGVLVETVGSLEGVKGARAERIMAGRWRDAVELQAGIQSKSRFWSQLAVNLASFVQQGAQVAIVFAGVFLVREGTVSIGALIASVILCGRALAPLAQIATLLTRLNHVAQSYRAIDRLMRLPATVEPGRRYLTRRTVEGRMTFRGVSFTYPRGRQPALTRAGFIIQPGEKVAVLGRIGSGKSTIVRLASGLYAPSEGTVLLDDVDLRQLHPDELRRHVAAVLQDTPLFSGSVRDNILMGADEPSDERMLAAAGVAGVHDFIGGMTDGYDLMLGERGEGLSGGQRQAIALARALVSPARVLVMDEPTASMDVRSETLFVKRLKPHLGDRTLILVTHRMSMLELVDRVIVLDQGRVVADGPKAEVLAALQAPADGAAPANLRETPTVRRGLRGHAD, encoded by the coding sequence ATGACCGCAGGCATCGACGATGACGGGACGGCCGCCGCCGTCCATCCGGGCCGGCGCCCCGGCCACTGGTTCTGGAGCGGGGTCCGCCGGGAATGGCCGGCCTTCGGCCAGATCGCGCTTGCCGCGGCGGTGATCAACCTGTTCGCGCTGGGCTCGTCGCTGTTCATCATGACGATCTATGACCGGGTCATCCCCAATGACGCGGTCGAATCGCTGGTGGCGCTGACGCTGGGCATGGTGCTGGTGCTGGTCTTCGACTTCCTGCTCAAGATGCTGCGCAGCCATGTGATCGACGTCGCCGGCCAGACCGCCGACGAGCGGATCGGCCGCCGGGTCTTCGGCCATGTGCTGCGCATCCCGCTGGAGCATCGCGCCGGATCGTCCGGCGCCTTCGCCGCCACGGTGCGCGAATTCGAATCGCTGCGGGACTTCCTGACCTCGGCCAGCCTCGCCGCCTTCGTCGATCTGCCCTTCGTCCTTCTGTTCCTGAGCGTGATCCTGATGATCGGCGGGCCGCTGGTCTGGGTGCCGGCGCTGGCGGTGCCGCTGGTGATCCTGGCCGGGCTCGCCGTCCAGCCGATGCTGGCCCGTGCCGCGCGCGAGGGCCACAAGGCCGCCCAGACCAAGCATGGCGTGCTGGTCGAAACGGTGGGCTCGCTTGAAGGCGTGAAGGGGGCCAGGGCCGAACGGATCATGGCCGGGCGCTGGCGCGATGCGGTGGAGCTTCAGGCCGGCATCCAGTCCAAAAGCCGGTTCTGGAGCCAGCTGGCGGTCAACCTTGCGAGCTTCGTGCAGCAGGGCGCCCAGGTCGCCATCGTCTTTGCCGGCGTCTTCCTGGTGCGTGAGGGCACGGTCAGCATCGGCGCGCTGATCGCGAGCGTGATCCTCTGCGGCCGGGCGCTGGCGCCGCTGGCCCAGATCGCCACGCTGCTCACCCGTCTCAACCATGTCGCTCAGAGCTATCGGGCGATCGACCGGCTGATGCGCCTGCCGGCGACGGTGGAGCCGGGCCGGCGCTATCTCACCCGCCGGACCGTCGAGGGGCGGATGACCTTCCGCGGCGTTTCCTTCACCTATCCCCGCGGCCGCCAGCCGGCGCTGACCCGCGCCGGCTTCATCATTCAGCCGGGCGAAAAGGTGGCGGTGCTGGGGCGGATCGGCTCGGGCAAGAGCACCATCGTCCGCCTGGCCTCGGGGCTTTATGCGCCGTCGGAAGGCACGGTGCTGCTGGATGACGTGGATCTGCGCCAGCTGCACCCGGACGAGCTGCGCCGCCATGTCGCCGCGGTGCTGCAGGACACGCCGCTGTTCAGCGGCTCGGTCCGCGACAACATCCTGATGGGGGCGGACGAGCCCTCGGACGAACGCATGCTGGCGGCCGCCGGCGTCGCCGGTGTCCATGATTTCATCGGCGGCATGACCGACGGCTACGACCTGATGCTGGGCGAGCGGGGCGAGGGGCTCTCCGGCGGTCAGCGCCAGGCGATCGCGCTGGCCCGCGCCCTGGTCTCGCCCGCGCGGGTGCTGGTGATGGACGAGCCGACCGCATCCATGGATGTGCGCTCGGAAACGCTGTTCGTGAAGCGGCTGAAACCGCATCTGGGCGACCGGACCCTGATCCTGGTCACCCATCGCATGTCGATGCTGGAACTGGTCGACCGGGTGATCGTGCTCGATCAGGGCCGGGTGGTGGCCGACGGCCCCAAGGCCGAGGTGCTGGCCGCACTTCAGGCCCCCGCCGACGGGGCGGCCCCGGCCAATCTTCGTGAAACCCCAACCGTCCGGCGAGGTCTCCGTGGCCATGCAGATTGA
- a CDS encoding HlyD family type I secretion periplasmic adaptor subunit, with the protein MQIDPVADLFPGEAPPRRSAVPGIIIVTVCLAVFALITWAAVAELDQITRGDGKVVPSKRVQVAQNLEGGIVSEIAVMAGDRVEPGDLLIRLDSTQFGADYEQSRTDFLAARARLARLAAEARFEAPAFAPDLPAEMIEVERSIHAARAAELAASLAMLDAQSRQRQEALNEARAALDAAGRRRALAAEELDVLGPLVARGLAPKLERIRAEQRLAEAEGAIEAGRLAVARADAAIDEVEQQRRTTRERFRTRAIEELATAKLDHDRLVEQLPALVDKVRRTEVRSPVKGIVNRVLVTTEGGVATPGQPLAEIVPVEDTLLIDAEVKPADIAFLHPGQPARVKLTAYDYSVYGMLDAEVETIGADAVVKEDGSSSYLVKVRTTGAALTAPDGHPLEIIPGMVAQVDILTGRRTVLDYLLKPVVKLREMALTER; encoded by the coding sequence ATGCAGATTGATCCGGTCGCCGACCTGTTTCCCGGCGAGGCGCCGCCGCGCCGTTCGGCGGTGCCGGGCATCATCATCGTCACCGTCTGTCTGGCGGTTTTTGCGCTGATCACCTGGGCGGCCGTCGCCGAACTGGACCAGATCACCCGCGGCGACGGCAAGGTGGTGCCGTCGAAACGGGTGCAGGTGGCCCAGAATCTGGAAGGCGGCATCGTCTCTGAAATCGCGGTCATGGCCGGCGACCGGGTGGAGCCGGGCGACCTGCTGATCCGGCTGGATTCGACCCAGTTCGGCGCCGATTACGAGCAGAGCCGCACCGACTTCCTGGCGGCGCGCGCGCGGCTTGCCCGTCTGGCCGCAGAGGCGCGCTTCGAGGCCCCGGCCTTCGCGCCCGATCTGCCGGCGGAAATGATCGAGGTGGAGCGCAGCATCCATGCCGCGCGGGCCGCCGAACTGGCGGCCAGCCTGGCCATGCTCGACGCCCAGTCCCGCCAGCGGCAGGAGGCGCTGAACGAGGCCCGCGCCGCGCTGGATGCGGCCGGCCGCCGGCGCGCGCTGGCGGCGGAAGAGCTGGACGTGCTGGGCCCGCTGGTCGCCCGCGGTCTGGCGCCGAAGCTGGAGCGGATCCGCGCCGAACAGCGCCTGGCCGAGGCCGAGGGCGCGATCGAGGCCGGCCGGCTTGCGGTCGCCCGCGCCGATGCCGCGATCGACGAGGTGGAGCAGCAGCGCCGCACCACCCGCGAACGCTTCCGCACCCGCGCGATCGAGGAACTGGCCACCGCCAAGCTGGACCACGACCGGCTGGTCGAACAGCTGCCCGCACTGGTCGACAAGGTCCGCCGGACAGAGGTGCGCTCGCCGGTCAAGGGCATCGTCAACCGGGTGCTGGTCACCACCGAGGGCGGCGTCGCCACCCCCGGCCAGCCGCTGGCCGAGATCGTGCCGGTCGAAGACACCCTGCTGATCGATGCCGAGGTCAAGCCCGCCGACATCGCCTTCCTGCATCCGGGCCAGCCGGCGCGGGTGAAGCTGACGGCCTATGACTATTCGGTCTACGGCATGCTGGATGCCGAGGTGGAGACCATCGGCGCCGATGCGGTGGTCAAGGAAGACGGTTCCAGCAGCTATCTGGTCAAGGTCCGCACCACCGGCGCAGCGTTGACCGCCCCCGATGGCCATCCGCTCGAGATCATCCCGGGCATGGTCGCCCAGGTCGACATTCTGACCGGGCGGCGCACCGTGCTGGACTATCTGCTGAAGCCGGTGGTCAAGCTGCGCGAAATGGCGCTGACCGAGCGCTGA
- a CDS encoding GGDEF domain-containing protein, whose product MTGGLLALAINVVVSGLFAAVFLLIARSHPAFRHLGWIAAAWGVGTGAPAAEVLLRVTPWTTVLSFTGYACFSAGAHLLAHGLARHYRRTLPRWLLPASFAASLIIRLAIWGGERNTMPYELYYQLPFVTALAISGVIVWPARRRSVWDAILAGCLWLFTLTFASKPVAAILLGSGATARDYASSHYAIYSQAASGLIALGCGIALMAVVIRDLRVRLKRDLVTDAPTGLPNRRGFLAGLQTRMDTAPAGDLLIVCETGWQAAPHDRITALRRALPPTALLGRIDPQRLAVLLPGETDPDRSAIVRGMIRDLSGAGHDGGLGEVRLAAGEDAAAALARAEGSLFLDAELRKGRRGPSPQP is encoded by the coding sequence ATGACCGGCGGCCTGCTCGCCCTTGCGATCAACGTCGTGGTGTCGGGGCTGTTCGCCGCCGTCTTCCTGCTGATCGCCCGCTCGCACCCGGCCTTCCGGCATCTGGGCTGGATCGCCGCCGCCTGGGGGGTGGGCACCGGGGCGCCGGCCGCAGAGGTTCTGCTGCGGGTCACCCCCTGGACCACGGTCTTATCGTTCACCGGCTATGCCTGTTTCTCGGCCGGTGCCCATCTTCTGGCACATGGGCTGGCCCGCCACTACCGTCGCACCCTGCCCCGCTGGCTGTTGCCCGCAAGCTTCGCCGCATCGCTGATCATCCGCCTGGCGATCTGGGGCGGTGAGCGCAACACCATGCCTTACGAGCTGTATTATCAGCTGCCCTTCGTCACGGCGCTGGCGATCTCCGGCGTCATCGTCTGGCCTGCCCGCCGCCGCAGCGTGTGGGACGCGATCCTGGCCGGATGTCTCTGGCTGTTCACGCTGACCTTCGCCAGCAAGCCGGTCGCCGCCATCCTGCTCGGATCGGGGGCCACCGCACGCGACTATGCCTCCAGCCACTATGCGATCTATTCGCAGGCGGCCTCGGGGCTCATCGCGCTCGGCTGCGGCATCGCGCTCATGGCCGTGGTGATCCGCGATCTGCGGGTCCGGCTGAAACGCGATCTGGTGACCGACGCCCCGACCGGCCTGCCGAACCGCCGGGGCTTCCTGGCCGGGCTGCAGACCCGGATGGATACCGCTCCGGCCGGGGATCTGCTGATCGTCTGCGAGACCGGCTGGCAGGCGGCACCGCATGACCGGATCACGGCCCTGCGCCGGGCGCTGCCGCCCACGGCGCTGCTGGGGCGGATCGACCCGCAGCGTCTTGCGGTGCTGCTGCCGGGCGAGACGGACCCCGACCGATCGGCCATCGTCCGGGGGATGATCCGCGACCTGTCGGGCGCCGGACATGATGGCGGCCTGGGAGAGGTGAGGCTTGCGGCAGGCGAGGATGCCGCCGCGGCGCTCGCCCGTGCCGAAGGCAGCCTGTTCCTGGATGCCGAGTTGCGCAAGGGGCGCCGCGGCCCGTCGCCGCAGCCCTGA
- a CDS encoding sensor histidine kinase, producing MARDAADPAAARKGMSGLGSQIWIAGLAGLMTLMLALQIWAGFGVISSTRAVADGDALMRETDSLLHLLQEAEVAQGRYLRLQTAGALDDYRRTRGSAPVAFGQLARLAEAEQADSGAGCSVMTAMLEEAFRSMDRVIDLRQARADDEVLMAAEARQMQAVDLARQQIALAQTQIGQRISARLSAADENFTIAAGASLLGFSFAIPSAIVMFRRLRRSREQERHLRLQVEAANLQLESRVAVRTAELLRANRALADANAVKDRFLANMSHELRTPLNAVIGFSDMIATEMLGPVGNPRYTGYARDILASGRHLLALIEDILDLSRIQAGRIDIDPVETSPRQLAAEAMSIVSTMARDAGVEIVLEADQAPGQARLDARRVKQVLINLLTNAIRYGSQGGEIRLGIAPAEAAPHAVRFVVEDGGAGMTEAELARALQPFEQVSADRQRRAGGTGLGLPLTRLLVLAHGGRFDITSRPGVGTRVVVEI from the coding sequence ATGGCGCGCGACGCAGCCGATCCGGCGGCAGCCCGCAAGGGCATGTCCGGCCTTGGGTCGCAGATCTGGATCGCGGGGCTCGCGGGCCTGATGACGCTGATGCTGGCCCTGCAGATCTGGGCCGGCTTCGGCGTGATCTCGTCGACCCGTGCGGTGGCCGACGGCGACGCGCTGATGCGGGAAACCGACAGCCTGCTGCATCTGCTTCAGGAAGCGGAGGTTGCGCAGGGGCGCTATCTGCGCCTGCAGACGGCCGGGGCGCTCGACGACTACCGCCGCACCCGTGGCAGCGCGCCGGTCGCCTTCGGTCAGCTGGCACGTCTGGCAGAGGCGGAACAGGCCGACAGCGGCGCCGGGTGCAGCGTGATGACGGCGATGCTGGAAGAGGCGTTCCGGAGCATGGACCGGGTGATCGACCTCCGCCAGGCGCGCGCCGATGACGAGGTTCTGATGGCCGCGGAAGCGCGGCAGATGCAGGCGGTCGATCTGGCGCGCCAGCAGATCGCCCTGGCGCAGACCCAGATCGGCCAGCGGATTTCCGCGCGGCTTTCGGCTGCCGACGAGAATTTCACCATCGCCGCCGGCGCCTCGCTGCTGGGCTTCAGCTTCGCCATCCCGTCCGCGATCGTCATGTTCCGCCGCCTGCGCCGCAGCCGGGAGCAGGAACGCCATCTGCGCCTTCAGGTCGAAGCCGCCAATCTGCAGCTGGAAAGCCGGGTGGCGGTGCGGACGGCCGAGCTTCTGCGTGCCAATCGCGCGCTTGCCGACGCCAATGCGGTCAAGGATCGCTTCCTGGCCAATATGAGCCACGAGCTGCGCACGCCCTTGAATGCGGTGATCGGGTTTTCGGACATGATCGCGACCGAGATGCTGGGCCCTGTCGGCAACCCGCGCTACACCGGCTATGCGCGCGACATTCTGGCCAGCGGCCGCCATCTGCTGGCCCTGATCGAGGATATTCTGGACCTGTCGCGCATCCAGGCCGGGCGGATCGATATCGACCCGGTGGAAACCTCGCCGCGCCAGCTGGCGGCCGAGGCGATGTCGATCGTCTCGACCATGGCCCGCGATGCCGGTGTGGAGATCGTCTTGGAGGCGGATCAGGCCCCGGGTCAGGCCAGGCTGGATGCGCGGCGGGTGAAGCAGGTGCTGATCAACCTGCTGACCAATGCCATCCGCTATGGCAGTCAGGGGGGGGAGATCCGGCTTGGCATCGCGCCGGCCGAGGCGGCGCCCCATGCGGTGCGTTTCGTGGTGGAAGACGGCGGCGCGGGCATGACCGAGGCGGAGCTTGCCCGCGCGCTTCAGCCCTTCGAACAGGTCTCGGCCGACCGCCAGCGGCGGGCGGGCGGCACCGGGCTCGGCCTGCCGCTGACCCGCCTGCTGGTCCTGGCCCATGGCGGACGGTTCGACATCACCAGCCGCCCGGGCGTCGGCACCCGCGTGGTGGTCGAGATCTGA
- the exaC gene encoding acetaldehyde dehydrogenase ExaC — MDTIQPKKMGLDVDNPYKGQYENYIGGQWVAPVGGEYFDNVSPITGKPFCRVPRSGAADIEKALDAAHAARKSWARTSTTERANLLWRMADRMEQNLLLLAVADSIDNGKPVRETMAADLPLAIDHLRYFAGCIRAQEGGISEIDHDTVAYHFHEPIGVVGQIIPWNFPLLMAAWKLAPALAAGCCVVLKPAEQTPASILLLMELVGDLFPAGVINVVNGYGREAGHALATSTRISKLAFTGSTPTGKLVLKAAADNLIPTTVELGGKSPNIFFADVMDRDDAFFDKALEGLAMFALNQGEVCTCPSRVLIQESIYDRFIERAIKRVEAITTGNPLDRNTMVGAQVSEAQMEKILSYIDIGRQEGAQCLTGGERSRLSEDLANGFYVKPTMLLGNNKMRIFQEEIFGPVASVMTFKDEDEALEIANDTFYGLGAGVWSRDGTRAYRMGREIEAGRVWTNCYNLYPAHAAFGGYKQSGIGRENHKMALSHYQQTKCLLVSYNPNALGFF; from the coding sequence ATGGATACGATCCAGCCGAAGAAGATGGGGCTCGACGTCGACAACCCGTATAAGGGGCAGTACGAGAACTATATCGGCGGCCAGTGGGTGGCCCCGGTCGGCGGCGAATACTTCGACAACGTTTCGCCGATCACCGGCAAGCCCTTCTGCCGGGTGCCGCGTTCGGGTGCCGCCGACATCGAGAAGGCGCTGGACGCCGCCCATGCCGCCCGCAAGTCCTGGGCGCGCACCTCGACCACCGAGCGCGCCAACCTGCTGTGGCGCATGGCCGACCGGATGGAGCAGAACCTGCTGCTGCTGGCGGTGGCCGATTCGATCGACAACGGCAAGCCGGTGCGTGAGACCATGGCGGCCGACCTGCCGCTGGCCATCGACCATCTGCGCTATTTCGCCGGCTGCATCCGCGCCCAGGAGGGCGGGATCTCCGAGATCGACCACGACACCGTCGCCTATCATTTCCACGAGCCGATCGGCGTCGTCGGCCAGATCATCCCCTGGAACTTCCCGCTGCTGATGGCGGCCTGGAAGCTGGCCCCGGCGCTGGCCGCCGGCTGCTGCGTGGTGCTGAAGCCCGCCGAGCAGACCCCGGCCTCGATCCTGCTGCTGATGGAACTGGTCGGCGACCTGTTCCCGGCCGGCGTGATCAACGTGGTCAACGGCTATGGCCGCGAGGCCGGCCATGCGCTGGCGACCAGCACCCGGATTTCCAAGCTCGCCTTCACCGGGTCCACCCCCACCGGCAAGCTGGTGCTGAAGGCGGCGGCCGACAATCTGATCCCGACCACGGTCGAGCTGGGCGGCAAGAGCCCGAACATCTTCTTCGCCGACGTGATGGACCGCGACGACGCCTTCTTCGACAAGGCGCTGGAAGGGCTCGCCATGTTCGCGCTGAACCAGGGCGAGGTCTGCACCTGCCCGTCGCGCGTGCTGATCCAGGAATCGATCTATGACCGCTTCATCGAGCGCGCGATCAAGCGCGTCGAGGCGATCACCACCGGCAACCCGCTCGACCGCAACACCATGGTCGGTGCGCAGGTGTCGGAAGCGCAGATGGAGAAGATCCTCTCCTATATCGATATCGGCCGTCAGGAAGGCGCCCAGTGCCTGACCGGTGGCGAGCGCAGCCGCCTGTCGGAAGATCTGGCCAACGGCTTCTACGTCAAGCCGACCATGCTGCTCGGCAACAACAAGATGCGGATCTTCCAGGAAGAGATCTTCGGCCCCGTCGCCTCGGTCATGACCTTCAAGGACGAGGACGAGGCGCTGGAGATCGCCAACGACACCTTCTACGGCCTGGGTGCCGGGGTGTGGAGCCGCGACGGCACCCGCGCCTATCGCATGGGCCGCGAGATCGAGGCCGGCCGCGTCTGGACCAACTGCTACAACCTCTATCCCGCCCACGCCGCCTTCGGTGGTTACAAGCAGTCGGGTATCGGCCGCGAGAACCACAAGATGGCGCTGTCGCACTATCAGCAGACCAAGTGCCTGCTGGTCAGCTACAACCCGAACGCGCTCGGCTTCTTCTGA